Within the Bacillus pumilus genome, the region GGTCTCAATGGTTTCTTCCGTATACCACGGAGAAGAAAAGGCTGACACTTCTCCCCATCCAGTCAATCCCGTTTGATCTTTTACCTCGACAATAATAAATTCACGATCTGAGATGGTCCCAAGACTTGTGGTAAATGGCTGCTTGAGCTTCATCGTAACATGATATAAAGTCACTCGTTCAATTTGAATCATCTAAAAACCCCTTTGACTTGAGTCTGTGCCTCTGCAATTTATTTGACGCATTTCTTGGCAGCTCGTCCACAAAGTGAAAAGAGGCAGGCCATTTATATTTTGCTAGATGCGACTCACATAAAGCATAGAGCTCATTCTCCGGTATTTTATGATCTGTGACAAGAAAGGCAGCTGGTACCTCTCCCCATCTATCATCATCTATACCCGTCACTCCGGCTTCCTTTACATGCGAATGTGTTAACAGGACCGCTTCAATTTCAGCTGGATAAATATTCTCACCGCCAGAAATAATCAAATCTGAACGGCGGTCAAGCACAAATAAAAAACCTTCCTCATCCACATAGCCAATATCCCCCGTTTTCAGCCAGCCTTGATCAAAGGCAGCAGCGGTCGACTCTTCACGGTATAGGTACCCCTTCATGACATTTGCCCCTTTCACCATAATTTCGCCATGCTCAAAAGGACGACAAATGCGTGTACCATCTTGAATTTTCAGCTCACACCCAAAAAGGGGCTTTCCCGCTGATCCAAGCTTTTCTACACTAAATTCAGGCGCAAGGGTCACAATTTGTGAACAAGTCTCTGTCATGCCGTACGATTGAAAGACAGGGAACCCTTTCTCTTTGCTTTCTTGAAGCATCGCCAAAGGCGCAGGCCCTCCGCCTAATAAAAGACAGCGCAAAGAAGACGGACATTCTTCCAGTCTGCTTAATAAACGGGATAACATCGTTTGGACAACAGATATCATCGTCACACGATGCTGTTCAATCGAACCTATTACTTCATCGACATCAAACTTCTGATGAAGTACGACAGTCATCCCATAAATCACAGACTTAAATAAAGCGGATAATCCGCTAATATGAAAAAGAGGCAGTGCAATAAGCCAGCGATCATCCTCTCTGAGGCCCATATTGAGTGCAGAGGAAACTGCACTATGAAAATGATTACCAAACGTTTGCTCGACCCCTTTTGGGCGTCCTGTTGTGCCGGATGTATACATGATCGTCGCTGTTTGGTTCAAGTCAAAATCGTTTTCGATTTTCTTTACATTCTCTTGACCTGCTTCAGGTAATGTCTCCATTGTATAAACGGGAAGTTCACCCTTATGATCACTGGCATAAACAGGTTCAGTAAATAAAGCGGCTGCTTTTGCATCTTCAAGTTGAAAGCGTCTTTCCGCTTTTGTTAACTTATTGTTCAATAGAACGATTTTGAATCCTAATGAAAAACAAGCATGAACAAGCATCACCATTTGAGGATGATTGTTCATCAGAAGCCCGACTGCTTCCCCTTTTTTTAATGATGTTTGTGCAAGTCTATTTGAAAGCTCATTGACTTCATCAGCTAAATCGCGGAATGTCCATTTTTTATCTTGATAAATGAGCGCGACTCTTTCTGGTGTTACATAAGCACGGTGGAGCAGCCAATTCGGTTGCTTCATCATGACACCTCCTTTTCGTAAAAGAAAACAGCTTAGTCTGATGCACTAAGCTGTTTTTCATCGGTATGATTGAATCAAGGGAAACGCGGGAACTGACCGAAGTCCGGCTTGCGTTTTTCCTTAAAGGAATCGCGTCCTTCTTTTGCTTCATCTGTTGTGTAATAAAGAAGTGTCGCATCTCCTGCAAATTGTTGAATTCCAGCTAATCCATCCGTATCTGCATTAAATGCAGCCTTCAAGAATCGTAAAGCAGTCGGGCTCTTTTCTAGCATCTCCTCACACCACTTCACTGTTTCTTCTTCAAGCTGCTCTAATGGTACAACTGTATTGACAAGGCCCATATCAAGCGCTTCTTGTGCATTGTATTGACGGCATAAGTACCAGATTTCTCTCGCTTTCTTATGACCTACAATACGTGCAAGGTAGCCTGAACCATAACCAGCATCAAAGCTGCCTACTTTTGGACCAGTTTGTCCAAATACCGCATTATCTGCTGCAATTGTCAGGTCACATACAATATGAAGAACGTGTCCGCCGCCGATTGCATAACCAGCCACCATTGCAACAACAGGTTTTGGAATGACACGAATCAAACGCTGTAAGTCCAGTACATTTAGACGCGGAATTTGGTCGTCTCCTACATAACCGCCATGACCGCGCACTTTTTGGTCTCCACCAGAACAGAATGCTTTGCCGCCAGCACCTGCAAGTACGATCACACCAACATTTGAATTATCACGAGCACGCGAAAATGCATCAATTAATTCACTCACAGTCTTAGGTGTAAACGCGTTATGTACGTGTGGACGATTAATCGTAATCTTTGCAATCCCATTGTACGTTTCATATAAAATTTCGTCATATTGACGCTCAGTTTGCCATTCAATAGCCATCAATAGTTCCTCCTCTAATCTTGGGTAATAAACTCACTAACTATTTTACCAAAAAAATGTGGTTGTTCCACATGAACTGTATGCCCAGCCTGCTCAGCCAACATCAATTGACTGCCTTCAAGCTCCTGCTGCATACGTGTGGCGATATTGCAAAACTTCTCATCAAGCGCTCCACAAATCAACAAAACAGGTAAATTTAAATGCTTTAATGCCTTCCAAACAGAGGGCTGCGATCCTGTTCCTATGCCTTCTAAGCTGCGAGCTAGTCCAAGCGGGTTGGCTTTCAGCCTTCCCTTTCTTAGTTGAGCCTGCGCATGAGCTGATAAAGTTTTTTGCGAAGCAAATAGTGGGATACTCTCCCAAAAATCCACAAACTTCACTAAACCTTCATCTCTCATTTTCTGAGCGAGCTGATGATCATGTTTGAGTCTTGCCATCCGCTCTTTAAACGTGCGAAGCCCTGGAGAGGTACTCTCTAAAATCAACTTGTTGACTCGCTCTGAATAACGAGAGGCAAATGATAAAGCAATACGTCCTCCCATAGAATATCCGAGAATATTCACTTTGTGAAGCTTTAATTGGTTTAAAATCTCTGCAAGATCTGCCAGTTGATGCGACATCGCATATCTTCTTATACTTTCTGGTGAGTCCGTGCGGCCATGTCCAAGCAAACTGATTTGAATCAATCTTGTATTTTCCATATAAGCATTCAAAAAGTTCCAAGAAGCCGCACTTCCAGTAAAACCGTGTAAGCATAGCGTGGCATTCTCACCTGATGGATTCTGATCTATCACCTCGTACGCCACACCATCACGCATCCTTATTATGAAAGAAGACATTCTTTTTTCACTTCTTCCAATATGTCATCCATCATTTGACGATGCTTGCTTACACGAGAATGCCGATCTGTTTCAATTTCAATTAAATGAAGTCCAGGCTCTTCTATATGTGCCTTATAGACATCATGGAATTCTTGTTTCGTTGAAGGTTTCGAATAGGTTCCCCCATACAGCTTAGAAGCATACTCAAAATTCAGTCCAGTCGGTGTACCAAAGAGTTTTTCATAATACGGTTCCTCAGACGCCTGCGGAAGGAACGAAAAGATGCCTCCTCCATCATTGTTTAACAGCACAACCGTCAGTGGAATGTCCATCAATTTAGCTGCAAGAAGACCATTCATATCATGGTAAAATGATAAATCTCCAATCACTAAGGTGACTGGCTGTTTCAAAGCTGCATACGTGCCAAGTGCTGTAGACACGACGCCATCTATACCATTTGCGCCTCGATTCGCCATCATTCGAAAAGGCTTCGATTGTGCTTCAAAAAACGTATCCACATCACGAATCGGCATACTATTTCCGATAAAAAGAACACTCTCCTTCGGTAAGAGATGCTGAAGCTGACGGTACACATTCCCCTCAAATGACAGATCCTCATCAGAATAATGAGATGCATGCGTTCTGAATGATGAATTAGCATGCTGCCAGCGATTTAGAAAACTTGTATCCTCACGTTGATCTGCTCTATTGACTACTTCATCTACAAAAGCTGCCACATCACTTTCAATGATGTATGAAGCACTCAGTCCAGGATCTCGAAAACCTCCAGCAGCATCAACAACAATCTGATTCACTTCCGCATGTTTTTCCAGCCATTTGAATAAAGGCTTAGACACAGGCATCGGTCCAAAACGAATCACCATATCCGGCAATAGGTGTTGCTGCAATGCTTCATCTTTTAATAAAGAATCATACGCATCAATTATAAGCTCTGCATGCTCATGACCATTTCGCAAATGAGAAAGTGGGTCCGCTAAAATTGGAAGATGCAAGTCTTTTGAAAGACGTAACACTGCCTCTTTTTCTTTCTGAGTATGAAGCTCTCCACACACAATCAGTCCCTTTTTGGAACGGTTCATGACCGTCACAATTTCAGATAGCGCATCATCATTTGGGTAAGCCTGTCCTGTAGCTAATACCTTTTTTCGGTCTGTTTCTTCTCTGTCGAAAGGATGAATAGACAAATCAGGAAGCAATGGTTCTCTCAGAGGGACATTGATTTGTACAGGTCCCTTCGGCTCTTGCATCGACATATGATTTGCTCTTGCCGCCGCTGTCTGAACATAGCGTAACATCATCTGACTTTCTTCTGGCAATGCTAAGTCTGTGAACCATTTAACAAACTTACCGAATAAGAATTGCTGATCAATCGCTTGAGGTGCTCCAACTTCCCTCAATTCGTGCGGCCGATCAGCAGTTAAAACAATAAGTGGGACACGGGAATAATGTGCCTCTACAATGGCTGGATAAAAGTTAGCAGCTGCTGTACCTGATGTACAAATAAGCAGCACTGGGGTTTGACTTGCTTTCGCGAGACCTAGCGCATAAAAAGCAGCAGACCTTTCATCCACTAATACATGGACATTGATGTCTTGGTGGGCAAGAGCCAACATTGCAAGCGGGGTTGAACGAGAACCTGGACAGACAACTGCCTCTTGTACGCCACCTTGGACAAATTCATCCATCAATCTGCCAATATATGTTGTCATAATCTGATTATTCAATAGGACAACCTCCAAGCGCAGATAGCATTGGTCTTAATTTCACTTGTGTTTCCTCATACTCCTGCTTTGCAAGGGAATCCTCTACAATGCCGCAGCCAGCGAACAAACGAACATGGTCTTCCTCAATAAGACCTGACCGAATGGCGACAGCAAATTCTCCATTGTCCTGAGAGTCAATCCACCCTACTGGTGCTGCATACCAGCC harbors:
- a CDS encoding o-succinylbenzoate--CoA ligase; translation: MMKQPNWLLHRAYVTPERVALIYQDKKWTFRDLADEVNELSNRLAQTSLKKGEAVGLLMNNHPQMVMLVHACFSLGFKIVLLNNKLTKAERRFQLEDAKAAALFTEPVYASDHKGELPVYTMETLPEAGQENVKKIENDFDLNQTATIMYTSGTTGRPKGVEQTFGNHFHSAVSSALNMGLREDDRWLIALPLFHISGLSALFKSVIYGMTVVLHQKFDVDEVIGSIEQHRVTMISVVQTMLSRLLSRLEECPSSLRCLLLGGGPAPLAMLQESKEKGFPVFQSYGMTETCSQIVTLAPEFSVEKLGSAGKPLFGCELKIQDGTRICRPFEHGEIMVKGANVMKGYLYREESTAAAFDQGWLKTGDIGYVDEEGFLFVLDRRSDLIISGGENIYPAEIEAVLLTHSHVKEAGVTGIDDDRWGEVPAAFLVTDHKIPENELYALCESHLAKYKWPASFHFVDELPRNASNKLQRHRLKSKGFLDDSN
- the menB gene encoding 1,4-dihydroxy-2-naphthoyl-CoA synthase yields the protein MAIEWQTERQYDEILYETYNGIAKITINRPHVHNAFTPKTVSELIDAFSRARDNSNVGVIVLAGAGGKAFCSGGDQKVRGHGGYVGDDQIPRLNVLDLQRLIRVIPKPVVAMVAGYAIGGGHVLHIVCDLTIAADNAVFGQTGPKVGSFDAGYGSGYLARIVGHKKAREIWYLCRQYNAQEALDMGLVNTVVPLEQLEEETVKWCEEMLEKSPTALRFLKAAFNADTDGLAGIQQFAGDATLLYYTTDEAKEGRDSFKEKRKPDFGQFPRFP
- the menH gene encoding 2-succinyl-6-hydroxy-2,4-cyclohexadiene-1-carboxylate synthase, yielding MSSFIIRMRDGVAYEVIDQNPSGENATLCLHGFTGSAASWNFLNAYMENTRLIQISLLGHGRTDSPESIRRYAMSHQLADLAEILNQLKLHKVNILGYSMGGRIALSFASRYSERVNKLILESTSPGLRTFKERMARLKHDHQLAQKMRDEGLVKFVDFWESIPLFASQKTLSAHAQAQLRKGRLKANPLGLARSLEGIGTGSQPSVWKALKHLNLPVLLICGALDEKFCNIATRMQQELEGSQLMLAEQAGHTVHVEQPHFFGKIVSEFITQD
- the menD gene encoding 2-succinyl-5-enolpyruvyl-6-hydroxy-3-cyclohexene-1-carboxylic-acid synthase; the protein is MNNQIMTTYIGRLMDEFVQGGVQEAVVCPGSRSTPLAMLALAHQDINVHVLVDERSAAFYALGLAKASQTPVLLICTSGTAAANFYPAIVEAHYSRVPLIVLTADRPHELREVGAPQAIDQQFLFGKFVKWFTDLALPEESQMMLRYVQTAAARANHMSMQEPKGPVQINVPLREPLLPDLSIHPFDREETDRKKVLATGQAYPNDDALSEIVTVMNRSKKGLIVCGELHTQKEKEAVLRLSKDLHLPILADPLSHLRNGHEHAELIIDAYDSLLKDEALQQHLLPDMVIRFGPMPVSKPLFKWLEKHAEVNQIVVDAAGGFRDPGLSASYIIESDVAAFVDEVVNRADQREDTSFLNRWQHANSSFRTHASHYSDEDLSFEGNVYRQLQHLLPKESVLFIGNSMPIRDVDTFFEAQSKPFRMMANRGANGIDGVVSTALGTYAALKQPVTLVIGDLSFYHDMNGLLAAKLMDIPLTVVLLNNDGGGIFSFLPQASEEPYYEKLFGTPTGLNFEYASKLYGGTYSKPSTKQEFHDVYKAHIEEPGLHLIEIETDRHSRVSKHRQMMDDILEEVKKECLLS